The following DNA comes from Nocardioides panzhihuensis.
CAGACCCACGCGTCCTCGGCCATGATCCGCAGGTCGCAGGCCAGCGCCATCTGGAAGCCGGCACCGATCGCGTACCCGTCGATGACGGCGATCGAGATGAACCTCGGGTCGGCCAGGGCAGCAAACGGGCGCTGATACTCACCGATCAGATCGATGACCTCCTGATCGCTGCGCGCCAGCGTCGCGACCAGGCTTCCCGGCACCTCGGTCTCCCCCGGGTCGACCAGCGACAGGTCAAGCCCCGCGGAGAAAGTGCCGCTGGCCCCGCGCACCACCACGATCCGCACCTCATCCGGAAGCGACTCGAGGAACCCCGCGATCGCCGCCCACATCGCCGGATGCTGGGCGTTGCGTACGTCAGGACGATCCAGCAGCACAGTCGCCACCACACCATCGATGCTCAGAACGACACCTGGTTCGTTCATGTTCATGGGTTTGCCGATCCGTTCAGGGAGGAGTACGTCTGACGACGCATCACCAAACCTAGAGGGCGCGGATATGTCTGACACCAGCGGTGCCTAGGCATCCGGGAGCATCGTCCCGGCCTCGGCAAAGAGCCCACGTAGCGAGGCCTCCCAGGCAGGTAGGTCATTTGCGAGCGTCAACCACGTGAGCTCACGGCGAGGTATGCATCCCTGCCTCGACGAACGATCTCGTCGGTCCGCACGAGCCACGCCTTAATGTGCAGCACCTCCTTGGCTCCCTTGAGATCCATCAGAGCAACACCGCATCACGTCGTACGTCATCATCAAGCCTCGGCTTCAGACCGCCGTAGTCGACCAGGTCAACCTCTCGTCCGAGGATCTGCTCGAGCACCCTCTTGAACCGGATGAACCCGAAGGACGACGTTCCTTCGGGCGCCTCGACGATCAGATCTATGTCAGA
Coding sequences within:
- a CDS encoding enoyl-CoA hydratase/isomerase family protein, encoding MNMNEPGVVLSIDGVVATVLLDRPDVRNAQHPAMWAAIAGFLESLPDEVRIVVVRGASGTFSAGLDLSLVDPGETEVPGSLVATLARSDQEVIDLIGEYQRPFAALADPRFISIAVIDGYAIGAGFQMALACDLRIMAEDAWVCMKEPALGLVPDLAGTKPLVEAVGYGRALEICATARKVGAAEAERIGLAQSVVPSAELDSTLTDLVGSLVAHDATAVRRTHELLAAASSRSLDEQRLAERTAQVGRLRAVLGR